A portion of the Micromonospora vinacea genome contains these proteins:
- a CDS encoding DEAD/DEAH box helicase — MSSPAERYAAARRKAAQAAQFPALDEFALELGFDLDDFQREACQSLERGSGVLVCAPTGAGKTVVGEFAVHLALRGRPDDPAPAADATTPPARRKCFYTTPIKALSNQKYHDLVARYGAEQVGLLTGDNAINGDAPVVVMTTEVLRNMLYAGSSTLQGLAYVVMDEVHYLADRFRGGVWEEVIIHLPASVTLVSLSATVSNAEEFADWLVTVRGETAVVVSEHRPVPLWQHMLVGKRMFDLFHDADAARKHDVHPELLRYTRDTVRRLELGEGRSAGPGAGRRGPRWRGPMRPDIVDRLDREGLLPAILFIFSRAGCAAAVQQCLAAGLRLTSAEERAEIRRVVESRVTAIPGEDLSVLGYWEWLDGLERGLAAHHAGMLPVFKEIVEELFVRGLVKAVFATETLALGINMPARCVVLERLVKYNGEAHVDLTPGEYTQLTGRAGRRGIDVEGHAVVVWSPETDPRHVAGLASTRTYPLRSSFRPSYNMAVNLVGTVGAEPARALLESSFAQFQADRSVVGLARQVQRNTETIEAYGVEAACHHGDFDEYFALRVAIAEREKAIARQGQTQRKAAAVASLERLRVGDVIRVPSGRRAGLAVVLDPATGGFGEPRPLVLTQDRWAGRVSPGDFTTPAEVLARIRVPKHFNHRSPGARRDLAAEVSGTGLDRHGGRRGGRSRQVSGEDHRITQLRTELRNHPCHACPEREEHARWAERRRRLERDTEELRERVSGRTGSLARTFDRIVALLTERGYLAHDGAVTDAGRMLGRIWTEADLLVAECLRRGVWNGLSPAELAAAVSVVVFEARRDVDERASLPRGPVADAVDETLKLWGEIEADEAARGLTATREPDLGFAWPVYRWARGEALAKVLGSGHEIDGEMPAGDFVRWARQVVDLLGQIADSGGATTELRSTARQAIAAVNRGVLAYHTSG, encoded by the coding sequence ATGTCGAGCCCCGCCGAGCGGTACGCAGCGGCGCGCCGCAAGGCCGCACAAGCCGCACAGTTTCCGGCGCTGGACGAGTTCGCGCTCGAGTTGGGGTTCGACCTCGACGACTTCCAGCGGGAGGCGTGTCAGTCGCTGGAGCGGGGCAGCGGTGTGCTGGTCTGCGCTCCCACCGGCGCGGGTAAGACGGTGGTCGGGGAGTTCGCCGTCCACCTGGCGTTGCGCGGGCGGCCCGACGACCCGGCGCCCGCCGCCGACGCGACGACCCCACCGGCCCGGCGCAAGTGCTTCTACACCACGCCGATCAAGGCGTTGTCCAACCAGAAGTACCACGACCTGGTCGCCCGGTACGGTGCCGAGCAGGTCGGCCTGCTGACCGGCGACAACGCGATCAACGGCGACGCGCCGGTGGTGGTGATGACCACCGAGGTGCTGCGCAACATGCTCTACGCGGGCTCCAGCACCCTCCAGGGCCTCGCGTACGTGGTGATGGACGAGGTGCACTACCTGGCCGACCGGTTCCGCGGCGGGGTGTGGGAAGAGGTGATCATTCACCTGCCCGCCTCGGTCACCCTGGTCTCGTTGTCGGCGACCGTCTCCAACGCCGAGGAGTTCGCCGACTGGCTGGTCACCGTGCGCGGCGAGACCGCCGTGGTGGTCAGCGAGCACCGGCCGGTGCCGTTGTGGCAGCACATGCTGGTCGGCAAGCGGATGTTCGACCTGTTCCACGACGCCGACGCCGCCCGCAAGCACGACGTGCACCCGGAGCTGCTGCGGTACACCCGGGACACCGTGCGTCGCCTGGAGTTGGGGGAGGGGCGCAGCGCAGGCCCCGGTGCCGGCCGGCGTGGCCCGCGCTGGCGTGGCCCGATGCGCCCGGACATCGTCGACCGACTGGACCGGGAGGGTCTGCTACCGGCGATCCTGTTCATCTTCAGTCGGGCCGGGTGCGCCGCCGCCGTTCAGCAGTGTCTCGCCGCCGGGCTGCGGCTCACCTCGGCGGAGGAGCGGGCCGAGATCCGTCGGGTCGTCGAGTCCCGGGTCACCGCCATTCCGGGCGAGGACCTGTCGGTCCTGGGCTACTGGGAGTGGCTGGACGGCCTGGAACGCGGTCTGGCCGCCCACCACGCCGGCATGCTGCCGGTGTTCAAGGAGATCGTCGAGGAGCTGTTCGTCCGCGGCCTGGTCAAGGCGGTCTTCGCCACCGAGACGCTGGCGTTGGGCATCAACATGCCGGCCCGCTGCGTGGTCCTGGAACGGCTGGTCAAGTACAACGGCGAGGCGCACGTCGACCTGACCCCGGGGGAGTACACGCAGCTCACCGGGCGCGCCGGTCGCCGTGGCATCGACGTGGAGGGGCACGCCGTGGTGGTGTGGTCCCCGGAGACCGACCCACGGCACGTCGCGGGGCTCGCGTCCACCCGCACCTACCCGCTGCGTTCCAGCTTCCGGCCGTCGTACAACATGGCGGTGAACCTGGTCGGCACGGTCGGCGCGGAGCCGGCCCGGGCTCTGCTGGAGTCCTCGTTCGCCCAGTTCCAGGCGGACCGGTCGGTGGTCGGCCTGGCCCGGCAGGTGCAGCGCAACACCGAGACCATCGAGGCGTACGGCGTGGAGGCCGCCTGCCACCACGGCGACTTCGACGAGTACTTCGCGCTGCGGGTGGCGATCGCCGAGCGGGAGAAGGCGATCGCCCGGCAGGGGCAGACCCAGCGCAAGGCCGCCGCGGTGGCGTCGCTGGAGCGGCTGCGGGTCGGCGATGTGATCCGGGTGCCGTCGGGCCGGCGAGCCGGGCTGGCCGTGGTGCTGGACCCGGCGACCGGCGGGTTCGGTGAGCCCCGGCCACTGGTGCTCACCCAGGACCGGTGGGCCGGGCGGGTCAGCCCCGGCGACTTCACCACCCCGGCCGAGGTGCTAGCCCGGATCCGGGTGCCCAAGCACTTCAACCACCGGTCCCCGGGCGCCCGGCGGGACCTGGCCGCCGAGGTCAGCGGCACCGGCCTGGACCGGCATGGTGGCCGACGCGGGGGCCGCTCCCGCCAGGTGAGCGGCGAGGACCACCGGATCACCCAGCTCCGCACCGAGCTGCGCAACCACCCCTGCCACGCCTGCCCCGAGCGGGAGGAGCATGCCCGCTGGGCGGAGCGGCGTCGGCGGCTGGAACGCGACACCGAGGAGCTGCGCGAGCGGGTCAGTGGCCGTACGGGCTCCCTCGCTCGGACGTTCGACCGGATCGTGGCACTGCTGACCGAGCGTGGTTACCTCGCCCACGACGGCGCGGTCACCGACGCCGGTCGGATGCTGGGCCGGATCTGGACCGAGGCGGACCTGCTGGTCGCCGAGTGTCTGCGCCGGGGGGTGTGGAACGGGTTGTCGCCGGCCGAGTTGGCCGCCGCGGTGTCCGTGGTGGTGTTCGAGGCGCGTCGTGATGTCGACGAGCGGGCGTCGCTGCCGCGCGGGCCGGTGGCCGACGCGGTGGACGAGACGCTGAAGCTGTGGGGGGAGATCGAGGCCGACGAGGCGGCGCGAGGGCTGACCGCGACCCGGGAGCCGGATCTCGGTTTCG